Proteins encoded in a region of the Nicotiana tomentosiformis chromosome 9, ASM39032v3, whole genome shotgun sequence genome:
- the LOC104084483 gene encoding cyanate hydratase, giving the protein MEKQSNKANMVASLMSVKQKSGKTFSQIAEETGLTNVYVAQLLRRQAQLKPETASKLKAALPLLSDDQLHDMMEAPLRSYDPNLIQDPTVYRLNEAVMHFGESIKEIINEEFGDGIMSAIDFFCSVDKVKGVDGKDRVVVTFDGKYLPHTEQKSEHMVSRLMRKE; this is encoded by the exons ATGGAGAAGCAAAGCAACAAAGCAAACATGGTGGCATCTCTTATGTCAGTGAAACAAAAATCTGGCAAAACATTTAGTCAGATAGCAGAAGAAACAGGTCTCACAAATGTGTATGTTGCTCAGCTTTTGAGACGTCAAGCTCAGCTCAAACCTGAAACTGCTTCAAAGCTGAAGGCTGCACTTCCCTTATTATCTGATGATCAACTTCATGATATGATGGAGGCACCCTTGAGGTCTTATGACCCTAATTTAATTCAAGACCCCACTGTTTACAG ATTGAATGAAGCCGTCATGCATTTTGGTGAGAGTATCAAGGAAATTATTAACGAAGAATTTGGCGATGGCAT CATGTCAGCTATAGACTTTTTCTGCTCAGTTGACAAAGTCAAAGGTGTGGATGGGAAGGATCGTGTTGTTGTGACTTTTGACGGAAAGTATCTGCCACACACTGAGCAG AAATCTGAGCATATGGTGTCAAGGTTAATGCGGAAGGAATAA